Proteins from one Telopea speciosissima isolate NSW1024214 ecotype Mountain lineage chromosome 1, Tspe_v1, whole genome shotgun sequence genomic window:
- the LOC122648860 gene encoding tetraspanin-3-like, producing MMRFSNSLVGVVNFLTFLLSVPILGGGIWLSSKANTTDCLRFLQWPLIIIGVSIMVVSLAGFVGACYRNTFLLWFYLFTMFFIIAALIGFIIFAYGVTDKGSGRSVSQRAYLDYYLSDYSGWLKDRVEQNSYWSKISSCVRDSHVCSKMGLHINGVSETADMFYLRKLNPIQSGCCKPPSECGYVYENETMWNNGGGTVSNDLDCTKWSNDQTQLCYACDSCKAGVLASIKKSWRKVSVINIVVLILLVIFYIIGFAAFRNNKRIDNDEPYGSTRMTKAQPSRIQF from the exons ATGATGAGATTCAGTAACAGCTTGGTCGGAGTAGTAAATTTCTTGACGTTCTTGCTATCTGTTCCGATTTTGGGGGGAGGGATATGGCTGAGCAGCAAAGCCAACACCACCGACTGTTTAAGGTTCTTGCAGTGGCCTCTCATCATCATCGGTGTTTCAATCATGGTTGTTTCACTCGCTGGTTTCGTCGGAGCTTGCTACCGCAAcacctttcttctttggttttaCCTTTTCACCATGTTCTTCATCATCGCCGCCCTCATCGGTTTCATCATCTTTGCCTACGGAGTCACCGATAAAGGCTCCGGCAGATCTGTTTCGCAACGCGCCTACCTCGACTACTACCTCTCCGACTACTCCGGTTGGCTCAAAGACAGGGTTGAGCAGAATAGCTACTGGTCCAAGATCAGCTCTTGTGTTAGAGACTCCCATGTCTGCTCCAAGATGGGCTTGCATATTAATGGGGTGTCTGAGACTGCTGACATGTTCTACCTCCGAAAACTCAACCCTATCCAA TCAGGGTGTTGTAAGCCACCATCGGAGTGTGGATATGTGTACGAGAACGAGACGATGTGGAACAATGGAGGAGGAACAGTGAGCAACGATCTGGACTGCACCAAGTGGAGCAACGACCAAACCCAACTCTGCTACGCCTGTGATTCCTGCAAGGCGGGGGTATTAGCCAGTATCAAGAAGAGCTGGAGGAAAGTCTCTGTTATCAACATTGTGGTTCTAATCCTCCTTGTCATTTTCTATATCATTGGCTTTGCTGCCTTCAGGAACAATAAAAGGATCGATAACGATGAGCCTTACGGATCTACCCGAATGACTAAAGCTCAACCAAGCAGGATCCAGTTCTGA